From a single Arachis hypogaea cultivar Tifrunner chromosome 3, arahy.Tifrunner.gnm2.J5K5, whole genome shotgun sequence genomic region:
- the LOC112789436 gene encoding uncharacterized protein yields MTEMETTETNWNVASSSVSVANCVTFESSLSLLNDDNQQQASSSPLFLRSPSPDSSPCEIKICFNTKHELRQVYVRSTARVYEIYTASDLQSSNEYLCTVRCGVASRDGEILRAPNVPHVDGSHRESSEENIKNEDDWVEVKIPECTNSTEISQDLFEATAELNDVSPCISVTLRLLSLQSKGCVYVDEIYIFGDPDDSTDSESQESRNGNSSSGSLMAMFLPTIMQLSKTSGLGHLNAVKKEKQSFSADDLEETQPLDSVTKTQLKGKASIVGPQEVKLKEVNGGWVAPSLPCTSSQVSKLDSDCTAVPSQADTVDSTNCLAPSEVAPAKSNHGCSLGGNIERAFEQLVSRIDRIEQICLGFQEKMALPMSSIEARLQKVEQQLDTLTKKLQNPGSSSCGRCAPEGSFIESDAIDYAFTRENEPEKRELVTEVHISDSANTSQMLPGLIVTAPEFPDGEDEEDNASGQKMGSSCVEVKRSIDDALSSALANFLSTGSSKSPKYTKSLTVKAPDFSSEDEDDRESNNETANNESAHPVDCEKINHIQVLTSSNISLESGAQVDEDSKNEHTEECGQSCSMAGDQEVSVTTSSVADHNPKIGLTNNFEDGQSRELSVYKTDDLFNSGNETSNELLGNQTASGLTSVAQEGSFATVATEVGKKPSHEDIIENVLGFSIASSAVDFETSLLDVKFISQRSPVTDPLLEALLVDTPETNSQDSSGKETGDHLAHKEQEKTDGILSLEEHSNLVSVDDEEAVNPTGTSDAAVEKDYSPLMTGPVNREDDNVPGDHKRKLDEISASSLI; encoded by the exons ATGACGGAGATGGAGACCACCGAAACGAACTGGAACGTTGCTTCGTCTTCCGTTTCCGTCGCCAACTGCGTCACCTTCGAATCCTCACTCTCTCTGTTAAACGACGATAATCAACAACAAGCTTCTTCATCTCCACTTTTTCTTCGCTCACCTTCTCCCGATTCCTCTCCTTGCGAGATCAAGA TTTGTTTTAATACGAAACATGAACTCAGACAAGTCTATGTTCGTAGTACGGCTCGGGTGTATGAGATTTACACTGCATCTGATCTGCAGAGCAGCAATGAGTATCTCTGTACGGTTCGCTGCGGTGTTGCGTCTAGAGATGGTGAAATTCTTCGTGCTCCTAATGTTCCACATGTCGATGGTTCTCACAGAGAGTCGAGTgaggaaaatataaaaaatgaagaTGATTGGGTTGAAGTGAAGATCCCTGAATGCACCAACTCAACTGAAATCAGTCAG GACCTTTTTGAGGCTACAGCTGAGCTTAATGATGTCAGTCCTTGCATTTCTGTTACGCTTCGTTTGCTCTCACTTCAGAGTAAAGGCTGCGTTTATGTTGATGAGATTTATATATTTGGTGATCCTGATGATTCAACTGATTCAGAAAGCCAAGAGAGCCGTAATGGAAACTCATCCAGTGGTTCTCTTATGGCTATGTTTCTTCCAACTATAATGCAATTATCTAAGACATCAGGTCTCGGCCATCTAAATGCTGTCAAGAAGGAAAAACAATCTTTTTCAGCAGATGATTTGGAAGAAACCCAGCCACTTGATTCAGTAACCAAAACTCAACTGAAGGGAAAAGCTAGCATAGTTGGTCCTCAAGAAGTGAAGTTGAAAGAGGTGAATGGTGGTTGGGTGGCTCCATCCTTGCCATGCACATCCTCTCAAGTCTCTAAATTGGATAGTGACTGTACTGCTGTACCCTCACAAGCTGATACAGTGGATAGTACTAATTGTCTTGCCCCCTCTGAGGTTGCTCCTGCCAAGAGCAATCATGGTTGTTCTCTTGGTGGCAATATTGAAAGGGCCTTTGAACAGCTTGTATCACGAATTGACAGGATTGAACAAATCTGTCTGGGGTTTCAGGAGAAAATGGCATTGCCCATGAGCAGCATTGAGGCAAGACTCCAGAAAGTTGAGCAGCAACTTGATACCCTGACCAAGAAATTGCAAAATCCTGGATCATCATCCTGTGGAAGGTGTGCTCCTGAAGGCTCTTTCATTGAATCAGATGCTATTGATTATGCTTTCACTAGGGAAAATGAACCAGAGAAGAGAGAATTAGTTACAGAAGTGCATATCTCTGATTCAGCAAATACTAGTCAAATGCTCCCAGGTCTTATAGTTACGGCTCCTGAGTTTCCTGATGGTGAGGATGAAGAAGATAATGCATCAGGGCAAAAAATGGGTTCTTCATGTGTTGAAGTAAAGCGATCAATTGACGATGCTTTATCTTCTGCATTAGCTAATTTTTTATCCACAGGCTCTTCAAAGTCTCCAAAGTATACTAAAAGTTTAACAGTCAAAGCCCCTGATTTTTCTAGTGAAGATGAGGATGATCGTGAGAGTAATAACGAGACAGCGAATAATGAATCAGCTCATCCTGTGGACTGTGAGAAGATTAATCACATCCAAGTGCTGACATCATCCAATATTTCCCTGGAAAGTGGAGCACAGGTAGATGAGGATTCTAAAAATGAACATACTGAAGAATGTGGTCAATCTTGTAGTATGGCAGGAGATCAAGAAGTATCTGTTACAACCAGTTCTGTAGCTGATCATAATCCAAAGATAGGTTTAACTAACAACTTTGAAGATGGTCAAAGCAGAGAACTCAGTGTTTATAAAACGGATGATTTGTTCAATAGTGGAAATGAAACCTCGAATGAGTTGCTTGGCAATCAGACTGCAAGTGGTTTAACTAGCGTTGCTCAGGAAGGATCATTTGCAACAGTTGCAACAGAAGTTGGGAAAAAACCTTCCCATGAAGACATTATAGAGAATGTTCTTGGATTTTCAATTGCCTCCTCTGCAGTAGATTTTGAAACCTCACTCCTGGATGTGAAATTCATTTCACAGAGAAGTCCTGTCACTGACCCTTTGCTAGAAGCTCTTCTTGTTGACACACCGGAAACAAACTCCCAAGACTCTTCTGGAAAGGAAACCGGTGATCATCTGGCCCATAAGGAACAAGAGAAGACCGATGGCATTCTTTCACTTGAGGAGCACTCTAACTTGGTTTCAGTAGATGATGAGGAAGCAGTGAATCCCACTGGCACTAGCGATGCTGCTGTGGAAAAAGACTACTCTCCTCTGATGACTGGGCCTGTTAACAGAGAGGATGATAATGTGCCCGGGGATCATAAACGCAAGCTTGATGAAATATCTGCCTCGAGTCTGATATGA